In Phoenix dactylifera cultivar Barhee BC4 chromosome 11, palm_55x_up_171113_PBpolish2nd_filt_p, whole genome shotgun sequence, the following are encoded in one genomic region:
- the LOC103715174 gene encoding zinc finger CCCH domain-containing protein 39-like isoform X1 — translation MQQELVTPTNGERLRSAIGSAPFLSPDQRLSSPPYFANGGDFFWPYTSVISPTEGTPTRVTPLSGSASVSLTPSSVSFDEEDPAATENRLYLARLTLQYQEIAERYELCLSHLQDAAQEAEALRQENAKLRISNGELAKRLSLLSDKQSHRIASIAAGEHPALSIVDEFRRLRVGDLPAETSPTSVLAFQENRFARRTAEKRVLMPKSISVRSSGYLKLNQAGSAANRNGRLRVSSPVMLGSSNGSSDRFLGTPTSEALVHGEQQASLPEARLLKPACSTSPSKQDGGVIRNCH, via the exons ATGCAGCAGGAGCTGGTGACTCCCACCAATGGCGAACGACTGAGGTCTGCCATCGGATCCGCGCCGTTCCTATCTCCAGATCAGCGGCTATCCTCTCCCCCGTACTTCGCCAACGGTGGAGATTTCTTTTGGCCCTATACGTCGGTTATCTCACCGACGGAGGGGACTCCGACTCGCGTGACTCCTCTCTCCGGCTCCGCGTCCGTGTCGCTCACCCCCTCCTCCGTCTCCTTCGACGAGGAGGACCCCGCCGCGACCGAGAACCGCCTCTACCTCGCCCGCCTCACCCTTCAGTACCAAGAGATCGCGGAGCGCTACGAACTGTGCCTCTCCCACCTCCAGGACGCGGCCCAGGAAGCGGAGGCCCTCCGGCAGGAGAACGCGAAACTCCGAATCTCCAACGGCGAGCTCGCCAAGCGCCTGAGCCTCCTGTCCGATAAGCAGAGCCACCGGATTGCGTCCATCGCCGCCGGCGAACACCCTGCTCTGTCGATCGTGGACGAGTTCCGCCGCCTCCGCGTCGGGGACCTGCCGGCGGAGACGAGCCCGACGAGCGTGCTGGCTTTCCAGGAGAACCGGTTCGCGAGGCGGACCGCGGAGAAGCGGGTCCTGATGCCCAAGAGCATCTCCGTCAGGTCCAGCGGGTATCTCAAGCTGAACCAGGCCGGGTCGGCCGCCAACCGCAACGGCCGGCTTCGCGTCTCCAGCCCGGTCATGCTCGGTTCG TCGAACGGCTCATCTGATCGTTTTCTCGGGACCCCAACGAGCGAAGCTCTGGTACATGGGGAACAACAAGCATCGCTCCCTGAAGCACGGCTCCTGAAGCCAGCATGCTCG ACGAGTCCGTCAAAACAGGATGGCGGCGTTATTAGGAACTGCCATTGA
- the LOC103715174 gene encoding zinc finger CCCH domain-containing protein 9-like isoform X2: MQQELVTPTNGERLRSAIGSAPFLSPDQRLSSPPYFANGGDFFWPYTSVISPTEGTPTRVTPLSGSASVSLTPSSVSFDEEDPAATENRLYLARLTLQYQEIAERYELCLSHLQDAAQEAEALRQENAKLRISNGELAKRLSLLSDKQSHRIASIAAGEHPALSIVDEFRRLRVGDLPAETSPTSVLAFQENRFARRTAEKRVLMPKSISVRSSGYLKLNQAGSAANRNGRLRVSSPVMLGSQRVYVGGGSKKKGERGGEEDEEGWEALELEVYNQGMFKTELCNKWEESGECPYGENCQFAHGIAELRPVIRHPRYKTEVCRMILAGDTCPYGHRCHFRHALSPSDRFFLHPSQ; this comes from the exons ATGCAGCAGGAGCTGGTGACTCCCACCAATGGCGAACGACTGAGGTCTGCCATCGGATCCGCGCCGTTCCTATCTCCAGATCAGCGGCTATCCTCTCCCCCGTACTTCGCCAACGGTGGAGATTTCTTTTGGCCCTATACGTCGGTTATCTCACCGACGGAGGGGACTCCGACTCGCGTGACTCCTCTCTCCGGCTCCGCGTCCGTGTCGCTCACCCCCTCCTCCGTCTCCTTCGACGAGGAGGACCCCGCCGCGACCGAGAACCGCCTCTACCTCGCCCGCCTCACCCTTCAGTACCAAGAGATCGCGGAGCGCTACGAACTGTGCCTCTCCCACCTCCAGGACGCGGCCCAGGAAGCGGAGGCCCTCCGGCAGGAGAACGCGAAACTCCGAATCTCCAACGGCGAGCTCGCCAAGCGCCTGAGCCTCCTGTCCGATAAGCAGAGCCACCGGATTGCGTCCATCGCCGCCGGCGAACACCCTGCTCTGTCGATCGTGGACGAGTTCCGCCGCCTCCGCGTCGGGGACCTGCCGGCGGAGACGAGCCCGACGAGCGTGCTGGCTTTCCAGGAGAACCGGTTCGCGAGGCGGACCGCGGAGAAGCGGGTCCTGATGCCCAAGAGCATCTCCGTCAGGTCCAGCGGGTATCTCAAGCTGAACCAGGCCGGGTCGGCCGCCAACCGCAACGGCCGGCTTCGCGTCTCCAGCCCGGTCATGCTCGGTTCG CAGCGGGTTTACGTGGGCGGGGGGAGCaagaagaagggggaaagaggTGGAGAGGAGGACGAAGAGGGTTGGGAAGCGCTGGAGCTGGAGGTGTACAACCAAGGGATGTTCAAGACGGAGCTGTGCAACAAGTGGGAGGAGAGCGGGGAGTGCCCCTACGGCGAGAACTGCCAGTTTGCCCACGGCATCGCCGAGCTCCGCCCCGTTATCCGCCACCCCCGCTACAAGACCGAGGTCTGCCGCATGATCCTCGCCGGTGACACTTGCCCCTACGGCCACCGCTGCCACTTCCGCCACGCCCTCTCCCCCTCCGACCGCTTCTTCCTCCATCCTTCCCAATAA